The proteins below are encoded in one region of Lactuca sativa cultivar Salinas chromosome 3, Lsat_Salinas_v11, whole genome shotgun sequence:
- the LOC111918865 gene encoding uncharacterized protein LOC111918865, producing the protein MEGLSIAVKSAYQQSLFKGIQLPNNGPCLTHLLYVDDAIFIGKWDKGCIKNLARILKCFHISSGLKVNFHKSRLFGIRVTEDELEEQAKILGCLKGVFPFSYLGVPVGANLSQKKNWRPIIEKFQSRLSLWKAKTLSFAGRLTLVKSVLNSLPTYYFSLFRAPHGVIEDLEKLRRKFLWGGDDSRKIHWVSWPKIIMDKKEGGLGVGSLMAQNLALLTKWFWRLKIEPRSLWKECIMSIHNLSRKPFNYMVKQSIRGVWCNISKAIKSLHDVNTNCHSLFSPVPGTNTQFLFWLDHWCGSNIFKNKFPLLYELESVKKCYVTERVANESFTWSWKSSLRGEAVLSEFVEICSILNNIRLTPVSLGLKFNLNLDGMYTVNMMRRCIDATGIPHNGLIVEWSRIIPLKVKCFV; encoded by the coding sequence ATGGAGGGTTTAAGTATAGCTGTCAAGAGTGCCTATCAACAATCTCTGTTTAAAGGTATACAACTGCCTAACAACGGACCATGTCTCACACACTTGTTATATGTGGATGATGCCATTTTCATTGGCAAATGGGACAAAGGTTGTATAAAAAATCTGGCTCGCATTCTGAAATGCTTTCATATTAGCTCGGGATTGAAAGTTAATTTCCATAAGTCAAGATTATTTGGAATTAGAGTGACTGAAGATGAACTTGAAGAGCAAGCAAAGATTCTTGGTTGCTTGAAAGGAGTGTTCCCTTTCTCATACTTAGGTGTTCCGGTTGGGGCAAATTTGTCCCAAAAAAAGAATTGGAGACCAATAATAGAAAAATTCCAATCAAGATTATCTTTATGGAAGGCCAAAACACTGTCATTTGCAGGGCGTCTCACACTTGTGAAGTCGGTACTAAATAGTCTCCCCACATATTATTTCTCACTATTTAGAGCACCTCACGGTGtgattgaagatcttgagaaaTTAAGGCGAAAGTTCTTGTGGGGCGGTGATGACTCGAGAAAAATTCATTGGGTGTCATGGCCTAAGATAATAATGGATAAAAAAGAAGGAGGTTTGGGCGTTGGGTCCTTAATGGCACAAAACCTGGCACTTCTCACAAAGTGGTTTTGGAGACTCAAAATAGAGCCAAGGAGCCTATGGAAAGAATGTATCATGAGCATTCATAACTTGTCCAGAAAACCATTCAACTATATGGTAAAACAATCGATTAGAGGTGTGTGGTGCAATATTTCCAAGGCAATCAAGAGTCTTCATGACGTGAATACCAACTGTCATTCCTTATTCTCTCCAGTCCCAGGCACAAATACACAATTCCTATTTTGGCTTGATCATTGGTGTGGATCGaacatttttaaaaacaaatttcCACTTCTGTACGAGTTGGAATCTGTTAAAAAATGTTATGTCACTGAAAGAGTTGCCAATGAGAGTTTCACATGGAGTTGGAAATCCTCACTCCGTGGTGAAGCTGTGCTATCAGAATTTGTGGAGATTTGTTCGATACTCAATAATATTAGACTTACTCCAGTTTCCCTCGGATTGAAGTTCAACCTTAATTTGGATGGTATGTATACGGTCAACATGATGAGGAGGTGTATCGATGCCACTGGAATACCTCACAATGGTCTGATCGTTGAATGGTCAAGGATCATCCCACTCAAGGTCAAATGCTTTGTATGA